One Oryza brachyantha chromosome 3, ObraRS2, whole genome shotgun sequence DNA segment encodes these proteins:
- the LOC102704788 gene encoding interferon-related developmental regulator 2-like: protein MGKSKRNKGGRGGGGGGGGGGGGEDQFDVGSDVDSVSSVSTALTDLQLAQATEQVNSQDFVLDKYIDDLYEKRGSTREAALGALVDAFESFVLLDLVENKYATLLSQFINSIKKGSIKEVCLACHATGLLAITLGAGSSSREVMDETRPQLLRVLQTWPDVSKMISALDCLAIVTFVGATDLAETQLSMKTIWDVIHPKSGSNVGVVRKPKPPLLAAAVSAWGLLLTTIVPSRRNADSWKESITFLSALLEAEDRAVRMAAGEALALCFELKLLDVFSNEDAEVDTREASSSKNQLFLNMQALKAKISGLAYNLSMEAGGRGADKKNLNGQRDLFQQISDFIKTGECLEESLRISGKHAILRVTSWRESIQLNYLRRFLGRGFLKHAQDNGLLHDIFDIKMDTTENMTNTEKKIYRSGEEKGRALKLNKERRLAQMRKQNVSNEQ, encoded by the exons ATGGGCAAGA GTAAGAGGAACAAGGgtggtcgcggcggcggcggcggcggcggcggcggtggcggtggagaggacCAATTTGATGTGGGGAGTGACGTCGATAGCGTGAGTTCGGTGTCGACGGCGCTGACCGACCTCCAGCTCGCGCAGGCCACTGAGCAAGTCAACTCGCAGGATTTTGTTCTTGATAAGTACATCGACGATCTCTATGAGAAGAG GGGATCCACAAGAGAGGCAGCATTAGGCGCTCTTGTTGATGCTTTTGAAAGTTTTGTGCTACTTGATTTAGTGGAAAACAA GTATGCAACACTATTGAGCCAATTTATCAATTCAATTAAAAAGGGCTCCATAAAGGAGGTCTGTCTGGCTTGTCACGCCACTG GCTTACTGGCCATAACACTTGGTGCTGGAAGTAGTTCACGTGAAGTAATGGATGAGACTCGCCCACAGCTTCTGAGAGTCCTCCAAACTTGGCCTGATGTTTCAAAAATGATATCC GCACTCGATTGCTTAGCTATTGTCACATTTGTTGGTGCAACTGATCTGGCTGAAACCCAGCTATCTATGAAAACCATCTGGGATGTGATTCACCCTAAATCAGGATCAAAT GTTGGAGTTGTCAGAAAACCAAAGCCACCATTGTTAGCTGCTGCTGTATCTGCATGGGGACTTCTTTTGACAACTATTGTTCCATCGAGAAGAAATGCAGACTCTTGGAAAGA GTCAATTACATTTCTTTCTGCTCTTCTAGAAGCAGAAGATCGTGCCGTCCGGATGGCTGCTGGTGAAGCATTAGCATTATGCTTTGAGTTAAAACTACTTGATGTTTTCTCCAATGAAGATGCTGAGGTTGACACCAGAGAGGCTAGTAGTTCTAAGAACCAACTTTTCTTGAATATGCAAGCATTGAAGGCCAAAATATCTGGTCTAGCCTATAATCTCTCTATGGAAGCGGGCGGAAGAGGtgctgacaaaaaaaatctgaatggTCAAAGGGACTTATTCCAACAAATCTCAGATTTTATTAAG aCTGGTGAGTGCCTTGAAGAATCACTTAGAATTTCTGGCAAGCATGCAATTTTAAGAGTTACATCTTGGCGTGAATCAATACAg TTGAACTATTTGAGGCGGTTTCTTGGGCGAGGATTTCTGAAGCATGCACAA GACAATGGATTGCTACATGATATCTTTGATATCAAAATGGATACAACTGAAAACATGACAAACACTGAAAAG AAAATCTATAGGTCTGGAGAAGAGAAAGGAAGAGCTCTTAAGTTGAATAAGGAGCGTCGTTTAGCCCAA ATGAGGAAGCAAAATGTCTCAAACGAGCAATAA